The DNA segment CTTTCCTAACACTACGCCATGAACTCCCATATTTTTGAGTTTTGATAAATGCTGAAGTTTACTAACACCTCCAGCTGCTATAACTTTTGCCTCCTTCATCTCAAGCATTTCGGCTAATATTTTAAAATCAGGACTCGTCAACATTCCATCTCTCTTTATAGAAGTTACCAAAAAAATCCTTACTCCAAGATTGATAAAATTCGTAACAGCATCACTAATGTCGATCTTCGAAGATACTTTCCATCCCTTTAGCATGACCTCCCTTCCATAGTGATCTAAGGACACTACAATCTTTTCTTTATAATCCTCTAAGAGTTTGATCAATGCCTTTTCATCTCTGAAAGCCATCGTTCCAAGTATTATCCTCTTTACACCTAAGTTGAGTATACTTTGAGCTATATCTAAGCTTCTGATTCCACCACCAACTTGAAAATCAGCATCAAGAGTTTTAACAATCTCTTCTACTATTGTTATATTGGTGCCCAAACCGAGAGCCGCATCCAAATCTACAATGTGTATTGTCTTTGCACCTTCATTGATCCATATCCTAACCACGCTCAAAGGACTTCCCAGTAAAGAGTAAGATTTTAATTGAGACGGGTCCCCCCTAGTTAACCTTACGACTTGCCCATCTTTTATGTCTACAGCTGGAATTAATTCCATCTAGACTACCTTTTAAGAATCTTGATAAAATTTTCTAAGATGATGCGACCTGCTTCGCCGGATTTTTCAGGATGGAATTGCGAACCATACAAATTCATATAAGTCAATATCGATGGAAAAGCTACTCCATATTCTGTTTCGGTTATTGTGATATCTCTTCTTAAAGGTGATGGATAGTATGAATGTACAAAATAACAGTAAGATTTATCAGCTAAGCCTTCTATGAGTTCATGATATTTCACTATTTTTAGATTATTCCAACCCATATGAGGAATCTTGACATTTTCCATAAATTTCACAACTTTTCCTGTTATCAATCCCAAACCCTCCTCACTTGACTCTTCACTCCTTTTGAAGAAGATCTGCATCCCTAAACATATACCAAAAACTATAGTGCCTGAATCGATTAGATCAAATATCTTAGTTTTAAAAGCTCCTATTTCACTCATCGCTGTTGAAAAATTTCCAACACCTGGCAGTATTAAAGAATCTATACTGTCTTCTAACTCTCCTATTGTTAATATTCTTGGCTCGACACCTGACCTTTGCAAAGCGCACTTTAAGCTGAAAAGGTTCCCGACTCCATAGTTTAAAATAGCTATATCCACTCATATAGCACCTTTTGCACTAGGGGTGCCTCTTCTTTTCGGATCAATCGAAACTGCTTGTCTTAAAGATAATGCTAAAGCCTTAAAGGCAGCCTCTATTTTGTGATGATCGTTCTCACCATATTGAACTTGAATATGAAAGTTTGCCTCTAGAGAAGATGCCAAAGTGTTTAGGAAATGATAGATGTCTTCAGTCTTTATATCTCCTATTTCTTTATTTTCAACCTTTAGATCGAGTACACTATACGGTCTCTTAACAAGATCTATTGCAACAACTGCAAGGGAGCAATCCATAGGCACTATGCTTGATCCAAAGCGACGAATACCAGTACGATCTCCAAGAGCCTTTTTTAATGCTTCACCTAATCCTATGGCTGCATCCTCTACCACGTGATGTACAAGGTCCCCTATAGCTATGATCTCGATATCAATCAGACTGTGAATTGATAACGTCCTTATCATGTGATCAAGAAATCTAATTCCAGTCTTTGTTATACTCTTTCCATTCCCGCCTAACTTTATTTTTACATTAACCTCCGTCTCATTTGTCTTTCTCTTTAAATGGGATTCACGCAAAGTCTTTTCCCTCTTTAATACATTTTAGAATGTATGGTAAATGTCTTACTGATGGTATTATGATATCTGCTCCTTTTTTTATAAAATCAAGCTTTTGTTCTTCACTCATAACAAAGTGAGAATAGACACCACAAAATAAATAACGTGATTCTATTTTATTCGCAAACTCGACCATTAAAAAGTCTGCCATCGAATCTCCTAAATATAGTGCAAATTTAAATGGCATGAGATTTGTTGCGCATTTTAATAGAGAATATGGGTTGGGTTTACTTAATTCACCTTCTTTACCATTATGCTTTGCATCTTTTTCTGCTTTATCAATATCATCAAGGAAGACTCTCGATTCCGGCTTAAAATAATCAAGCAATTCCCCCATACTATATTCAGAAGCAATAAATGGTCTCCCAGAAGCTATCCCAAAGTTAGCTCTACCGATCAAAGTAGAGATTTTTTGTAGTGCCTCCTTTTCCAAGAGGACTTCCTCTTTCTCAATTAATCCCCTACTTTTATGAAATAAACAGTCTTGGCTATAGATATTTTTGAAAAGTTTACAACCTAAGAATATTTCCTCAAAGATCGTTATGAGAAGACCTTCTCCGACTTCTCCTGGGTAGGAAAGTAATTTTTTCCCAGACCTAAGAATATGTATATCACGTTGTAATATTGAACTATCAGAGAAGAGAATCTTATCAAAGTATTTACCTGATAAACTTATCTTTTTCGTTAATTCTATCAATCTTTGTAAAGAATCTTTTGAGATTTCGAAATTGATATACTCATTACTTAAGCTCTTTTCAACAAATAATAGTTTATCTAATGGGTTCTTTAAATTATTAAAATACTTCGAATCAAGAGCTCTTACAAATTCTTCTTTTATTTGTTTTGGCATTAGGGTCAAAGTGAGCAACGATAGTATATACGAAACGGCCCAGTCGTTGTTGAAGCCACCCCCTTTTTTAAGAATGTAGATCATTTTATCCAATAATTGATCTTCGATTCTTGCTCCCGTTAATCGGGAGAAGATATAATTAACCGTTTCTTTTATTGATGATAAGTAAGATTTCGTAGCATCAATGATAACACCATCACAGTCAAATACTATTGCATCGACCTTTTTCAACTTTTCAAGACTATCAAATCTTATAAAAGCAGAATCTTCTCCTAATTGAATTTTAATATATTTCTCTTTATACATAAAATGACCACTTAACTTATTGATGTAAGTGCCTCAATGAAGCTGTTATTCATGTCGGGTAAGCCTACAGTCGACCTTAGGCACCCTTTTAAATTTAATACTGTATTTATCTTCCTTACCAGTACTCCTTTACTTAAAAGCTTATCAAAGACTTCTTCATAAGGCTTTTTAACCGTGAATAAAATGAAGTTTGCATCAGATCTAAAAGCTTTTACACCCTTTATCGTATTTAGCCTCTTTGATAGCTTCGCCCTTTCTTCTTTTAATCTTTTAATGCTTTCTTTGAATTTATCGATAATATCAAGAACTTTTAAGGACAATCTTAATGCAATACAATTTAAAGAATAGGGAAGTTGGGCATATTCAGATATGATAGTCGAGATTTTAGGATCTGATAAAGCATACCCCATCCTCACTCCAGCAAGACCAAATGCTTTTGAAAATGTTCTAGTTACTATTAGGTTCTCATATTTTTTGACTAATCTAACCAACGATTCTTTTGAGAACTCTACATAAGCCTCATCTAATAATACGATCCCAGGAAAATTCTCAATTAGTGCCACAATATCATCTATTTCAAATTGGTTGCCTGTTGGGTTGTTAGGTGAACATATAATGCAAATGCCTTTTTTACCCTTTGAGGATTCAATAATCTTATCAACATCTAAAGAAAAATCCTCTTTTAAAGGAACTTCAAGATATTTTATTCTTAGATGATTTGCTGACCATTTATACATAGAGTAAGTAGGCGCAATAGAAACAGCGATATCGTCTTTTCTTAAAAAAGATCGAAGGATAAGATCTATGATTTGATCGCTTCCATTACCCACTATAGTAAAATCGGAAGGTAGTCCGACATATCTGCCTAAAGATTGTCTTAAATTTATTTCTCCTTCCTTAGGATAGACCCTTGGATCAATCTCATCAATGACTTCATTTATGAGAGAAATAAGGAACTTTCTTGAAAGAAATAGATTCTCATTTTGGTTGAGTTTTATTACCCTCTTGGGATCAATTCCCGCCTTTGAAGCAACATCAGAGATTGACTCAGGTTTTACATATTTAATGAAAAATTTAATTTCTTTTAGCCTATTCTGAAGCCATTTCTCAGAATTTTTATTTCTATTCATACCCCTAATGTCCTACAAATTTATTTATTTACTCTTCTTTAGTTATTTTTATCTAAGATAGTTTATTATCATCTATCGAAATTATTATTTTCAGTTTATCATCTGTACTAAATAAACTAACTTTTCGATTTTTTTATTCTTTGAATCTTCCCTCCACGGCTAAGGCATGGTTAATCAATCCTTCTCTACGAGCTAGTATGCTGATGGGCTTCATCATTTTGCTTAACCCTCCTCTCGAGCATTGTACTGCATTCACAGTTTTTACGAAATCTATCACAGAAAGGTTAGAATAGACCTTCGCTGAACCACCTGTCGGCAATATATGATTTGTTCCAGTGCAATAATCTCCAGCTGACACTGGGCTATATGAACCTAAAAAGATCATTCCCGCCGATCTTATCTTCTTCTTAATCATACCAAGTTTCTTAGTTACTATCTCTAGGTGCTCAGGAGCGAAATCGTTTACAAAGTCTACTGCCTCATCCATGCTATCACAAATTATCACAAAGCCACTTTTATCCAGAGCTTTTGAAACTATTTCGGGCCTTGCCATCTTTGTTTTCATTTTTTCTAAATCTATGATGACTTGATCTGCCAAACCTTTCGATGTCGTTACCAATCCGCAAACACTTTCTGGTGAGTGCTCAGCTTGCGATAATAGGTCTAGAGTGATAAAATGAGGATTTGCTGAATCATCTGCCAATATCAATATCTCGCTTGGACCTGCTGGCATATCTACTGCAATATCCTTGGATACCAATATCTTGGATGTGGTGACATATCTATTCCCTGCACCCACAATTTTGTTTACAGATTTTAAACTTTCAGTCCCATAAGCCATAGCAGCTATTGCATGAGCTCCTCCGATCTTATATATCTCATCTACTCCACTTATATCTGACGCCACAAGAAGAATTGGGTCGAGCTGATAATTACTCATAGGTGGTGAGCAGACCACAATGCGTGGAACTTTTGCGACCTTTGCTGGAACTACTGTCATGAGTAAGCTACTAGGATAAGGTGAATATCCCCCTGGAACGTAGCAACCCGTGCTACTAATGGGAAGAGCTAAATTTGTTACTTTGACACTTTTTTCTCTATCATGCCATCTAAATTTCAACCTTTTAAGGAGAAAATTCTGAAATTTTTCAATCCTCTTTTTTGAGTATTTTAAGGCTGAAATCTCATCTTCAGTCACACTCTCATATGCTTTATCTATCTCTTCTTTGTCAACTATGAATTTGTCAATATTGACTTTAACATTATCGTATTTTTTAATAAAATCGATTAGGGCCTTATCACCATTCCTACGAACCTCATCTATTATGCCCTTGACATATCCTTCGAGCTCACTAACCCATTTCGGTGAAGTGTATGATCTTTCCTCAAGAAATTGTGAAGGTATTTCTGAAGTTTTCCATATTTTTACGGCAGATCACCCTTTTTTGCATTTGGAACTTCATTGAGAGAAAGAACCTGCCTCGGTTCATAAACTATTAAACCTTGAGCTAATCTTCTTAACTTTGGCAAAAGCTCGATGAAAATTCCTTTTTCTATGACTGTATTAACGGAATACCAACCTTTTTCTGATAGGGGAGATATAGTTGGCCTCTTCAGTGCTGGAAGTTGCTTCAGTAATTTTGGTAATTTAGTCTCACTCACGTTGACAAATATATGCAGCTTCTTCCTACCGTCAACAACTCCCTTGAGTAAGGTCAGTATATCGTATATTTTTTCTTTCTTTTCAGGATCTTTCAAAGCTTCTTTGTTAGCAATTAGATGGGCTGTGGAAATCCCAATTTCCTCGATTATCTTAAGATCGTTTTGCTCGAGAGTAGTGCCAGTCTCTGTTACATCTACTATTGCATCAGCGGTTTCTGGTGGTTTGGCTTCAGTCGCTCCAAAAGAAAGGAAAATGTTTACTTTAGGATTATTACCGATCCTCCACCAAGGGGTTATTACCAAAGGATCTAGATTCCCATAATACTTTTGATAATTTGGATTAGATTTAAAGTATGCAACAGTAGTATTAAGGTACTCTGTTGAAGTCCTCAACTCTTTCTTATCCTTCCAAAAATTTTTAATAAGTTGTGAAAGAGAGTTTATGGTTGTCCACGGTTTAGGTATTGCTATTACCATCTTTATTGCACCATACTCCAAGTCTAAAAGAACCTCGACATCAGATCTGGTCTCTTTTATCCAATCTATTCCCGTTATTCCTATATCCTGCAATCCTTCTGCTACATAAATCGGGATTTCTTGCGGTCTTAATATCCTCGGCTCTACCATAGGATCATTTATCGATGGACGGTATGTACGTTCTTGTCCCGACAACTTATATCCAGCTCTATCTAAAAACTCATAAGTAGTACTACCAAGAGAACCTTTGGGTAGAGCAAAATTAACCCTTTTCACTTCATACACCTTAGATATGGAGATATGTTCTTTGGAGACATCATCTTATAAAGTGTTTTAGTTTTCAGTCTTAAAGAAGAACGAAGGCAATAGTTGAATTCGATCCCCCTCTCTAGATATAAAACCATGAAGTGTTACCTTCATATTTGAATATTGTATTTAGACTATACATCTTTTACTCAGCAGGTTCAACAAATACATGACCGCTGTAACCACAAGATTTGCATCTGTACTCTTGTGGTATAAGCCATCCCCAAAAAGGGGGAATCATCTCAAGATCACATAGGCATTTAGGACAGACTTTTCTTCGCTTTATTGAAGTATGACGTAAAACTACTTTCATCTTTCTGTCTTTAAGTTCATCCTCTAACAACAAATCCCCAATCTCATTGGACTTCTATTGAGGAGTCGTTGAACCCTAGATCGACAAGCTCTCCTTTAACTATATCTCTGTGATCTCCCTGCAAGAGTATGTACCCATTTTTTGCAGTTCCACCACAAGCAAGCCTACTTTTTAACTTTTGAGCTATTCTATTCAGATCAGTCCGTTTCGGGTTTAGCCCTTCGATCATGGTTGTCGGTTTCCTAAACCTTCTCATCTCAAGTCGGACAACAATCCTTGTTTCCTCTTTTTCTAGCTCTTCACAGACGCAGAGATCGGTAGGTAGACCACATTTTTTGCAAACACTCATGAAATGCAGTATTCTTTTTTTCTACAATTATTTAACTTTTCTCTTCTGCTTTGGTAAGTCTATTATTAATCATGGCATCTTTTTAACCCCTATTATTAGTCATTATGGGATAACCACTGACAGGGACTGATGATCATCTAATATTGAAATAAAATTAATTATCGTTTGATAAAATATAAGATTAAAAATAACAAGCTAATTAAAATAAGCAAAGGGGAAATTACAAAATAAAAATCTCCACTCTTATATACATAAATTATTATTGGTGGAAGATTCTCTAGAAACGGTAGATGACGAATGATTATAGGTAATAACACCAAAATGATTCCAAGTAAGATCAAAAATATGCCTGAAATTGTTAGTAATTGGTGTGCATTCAGTGTGGGATTTAGTGGCAAACTCCTCACCATAAAATTATTTACAGAATTTTTAAGTAGATCTATATTTAAAAAGCCTATGTACCCAAAAGAAGTATTAGAGGAGCGATACAGAAAGCGAGACTACCTTCGGAAGTGTAGCAAAATAAAAGTCTAGTATGTTACAATTAACACAAAAATAATATAAACATCGTACACCTTATAGTAAAGTTAGGGTATAATGAGAATGGGAACAAAAGGAAGAGAGATTGTTGGCCTAGAGATTAGTGAACTTGTAGAATCGCTTAATAAAGCGCTTGCAGACGAATGGCTTGCTTACTACCAATATTGGATAGGGGCTAAGGTTGTTGTAGGACGTATGAGAAAAGCAGTTGTTCTTGAGCTTGAAGAACATGCTAACGATGAATTAAGACATGCAGGAATGCTTGTAGATAGAATTTTACAACTTGGAGGCACTCCCCTTCTTAAACCAGAAGATTGGTATGATATGAGTAACTGTGGTTATGAGACTCCAGTAGACCCGTCAGTAAAAGTTATACTTGAACAGAATATAAAGGGCGAACAGTGTGCTATTGACGTTTATAATCAATTACTTGGAGTTGTTAAGGATAAAGACCCAATCACATATCATATGGTACTTGAAATTCTTGAGGATGAAGTTGAACATGAGGACGACCTCCAGACTATACTAGAAGACATTGAAAAGAAAGATTAAATTACTATATTTTATTAGACTGATCTAATAAAATCTTTAATCATTATTCAGTACGATTTGATGAAAAAGTTTACTAATTTGAACCATCAAACCACCACTAGATATGGGATATAAATTTCTAAAGAAGTCGATCAAGGTCAATAATGCTATTGATTTGATCTTAAAGCATTTAACGATAAAGCTTGGAATTGAAAAGATTCACTTTGATGAAAGTTTAGGTAGAGTGCTAGCAGAGGATATAATCTCGAAAGTAGATATCCCTCCAGTAAACAAGTCAGCTTTCGATGGTTATGCAGTAAAAGGAATCGATCTGTTATCTGCTTCACGATTCTCTCCATTGATATTGAAAGTAATAGATGAAGTAAAGATAGGCGCGATTCCTCCCAAATGGACTGAAGGAGCTGTAAAAATAGCTACTGGAGCTGCTTTGCCAGATGGCTTAGACACAGTTATACCAGCCGAATACGTAAATATTTTAGGAGATAATGAAATCGAGATCCTAAAGAGTTTCCCTATTGGTGATAATGTTATTCAAATAGGGGAGGATGTTAAAAAAGGAAAATGCGTTCTAAAAGCGGGTCGAATAATAAATCCATTTGATTTAGGGATGCTTGCTCAATTAAAAAAGATGAATGTAAAGGTCCTCGAAAAGTTACGTATAGTAATATTGCCTACAGGAAGTGAACTCGTTGAACCCAACGAAGAAGGGGATTTGTACAAGACGGTTGATACAAATATGTATACTCTATCTGCCCTGTGTAGGAAACCATGGATAGAAGTTGATCATATCAAACCTGTGCAGGATGATCTAGAAGCGCTTACACAAGCTATTCGATCATCCATAGTAAACAATCATGTGCTTATTATCACTGGAGGAACTTCAGTAGGCGAGCTTGACCTTGTGCCAGAGGCTGTTCAAAGAGTTGGAAGTGTGAAATTGTTGATAAGAGGAATAGGGATTCAACCTGGGAGGCCTACAGGAGTAGCAATTGTAGACGGTAAACTCTTTTTCATGCTTTCTGGTTTTCCAACAGCATGTATTATAGGATATATTGCCCTAGTTAGGCCCTTATTGTATAAAATTATTAATGCTCCGGAGCCTCCAAGACCGATTGTAACAGCTAAACTGCAATCTAAAGTTTCTTCTAGCCTTGGTGTGGAGGGTTATGTGAGAGTAATAGTAAAAAAAGTAGGTGAGAAGTTAATCGCTGAACCAGTCAGAGTAATAGGTTCGAGTTCAATTTCTTCTCTTATAGAGGCTAATGGTTTTCTTATTGTCCCATACAGATCGGAAGGCTTTGATAGCGGCTCAGAAGTACAAATCAATCTTTATGACTCAATACAGGGCTAAGGATGATAATTGAGTAGAGTAATCTTCAAAAAGCTAGTTACAATTGAAGAAGCGCTTGGAGCTTTATATAAATATATAACACCAAATCATTTGGGAATAGAAGAAGTAGATACTAAAGAGGCTTATGGGAGTATCTTAGGTGAAGATATAGTCGCAAGAATTGATCTTCCACCTTTTTCAAGGGCCATCTTAGATGGCTATGCTGTTAGAGCTATAGATACATCCTTTGCATCCGAAACGAATCCTACGCAATTGAAATTGATAGGCAGAATAAACGCCGGTGAATCACCAATTTTAAAGATTAGTGGAGGGGAGTGCATCGAGATAGATACAGGTGCTATCATCCCAAAAGGAGCTGATGCTGTAGTTCGGATTGAAAAAACATCCCTAGAAGGAGATAAAGTACTAATTTTCGACTCCGTAGGAAAAGGCTCAGGCATAGCAGCTAAGGGCTCGGATGTTTATCATGGCCAATTTATAATGGGTAAGGGTGAAGAGATTACAGCCGAAAAGGTTGGTATATTGACGGGATTAGGCTACCTCAAAGTCAAGGTATTGATGAAGCCCCAAGTTGCTATCTTCTCCATAGGAAATGAGCTTGTTGCACCTGGTATAAAATTAAAAACTTCTGAAATTTACGATGTCAACCAATATTCTATTGGCGCTTTAGTCAAGAGATCAGGTTGTATACCCATTTATCTTGGTATAAAGAGAGATAAGATCGATGAAATCCGTAGAGCGGTTATAGAAGGTTTAAGTTGCGCAGATATTATAATAATGTCTGGTGGTACATCGGCTGGAGTCAGTGACTTAGCCTATAGGGTATTTAATGGACTTGGAAACCCTGGTCTTATAGTTCATGGAATTGCCGCAAAACCAGGGAAACCCACGATAATCGCTGCTATAGGTGATAAGCCTATATTTGGATTACCAGGATTCCCGGTCTCTTCTTTGATCATATATGATCTGATCATTGATCCTGTTTTGAGAGCGATGTCTGGAAAGAAAGTAGGAGTTAGGAGAAAGTTGATGGCAAAAATGGCATTAAGACATATATCGGAGAGAGGAAGAAAAGAATATCTCCCTGTTTTTTTAAAATATAACAGAAGGGCTACTGTTGTCGTTCCCATTTTTGGTGGCTCTGGTGCAATAGCTTCCCTAAGTTCCGCAGATGGCATTGTAGAAATTCCTGAAAATGTGGATTTGATAGAGAAGGATGAAAATGTTAGAGTAAAACTCTTTTCAGATGCAAAAATAGCCGATCTTATAGCTGTTGGTGACTTAAGTCCTATATCGCAAATAATCCTAAACAAATTAAGAAGATTAGGTATAAAAATAAGGGCTGAATTCAGAGGACTCGAGCATGGTTTACAATGGATTAGAGATGAAATTGCCGACTTGTTAGTATCTTGTATACCAGAGAGTAAAACAATCTTAAACTCATCTAATTTTCCCTCCAAACTTACTAATCTTGGAACTTTTAAAATGAGGATGGTTTGGGCTTCCTCCGAGAAGGAGATTTCTTCAGGTTCTACATTTGTATTGCCACGAAGTAGCTCTACCTTGAGAAATTATGCCGAAAAGTGTATCAAGAGAATAATTAAGGATTTTAATATTATTGAGACATGGTCTTACGACGCTGCAATAGATCTGATCACAAACCGAAAGGCTATATTTGCACTTCTGCCTTCATCTATCGCTATAAATTATGGTTTTGAATCTATTGATGCCTTCCCTGCGAATGTAAGCTATCTAGTCCCTAAAGAATTTCTTTCCACAAGAGTAGGTAAAAGGTTGTTACGGATAATAAAGAATATGAAACTCTAAATCCATATTCAAGTTTTCGTTCTTAAAATATCGGGTATGTTAGTTACTATCCCGTCTACACCCATTTTAATTATGTAGTTTGCTTTATCGATATCGTTGACTGTCCAAGGAAATATCTCTAAATCATTTCTATGGGATTCTGTGACCATTTCTTGTGAGAAGTACTTATATTCTGGAAGTAATACATTCGCTTTAGCATTTAACGCAAGTTCTGAAGATTTAATCGGATGACACTTGAAGATAACGCCAGTCTTCAGGATCGGATTAAACTCTTTTACCTTCCTTAAAATAGGATGATAAAATGAAGTTATTAAGACCTCTTCTTCTATACCTTCATTCTCAACAATTTTGACAACAGACTTCTCTATATTCAGGACTTTTATCTCGATTACTAATATCGCTTTATCTCTTATAGCATCAATGACTTCTTTAAGAGTTGGAATGACCTCCCCTTTCCCAGCATTTAAATTCTTCAATTTTTTTAAAGTTAGGTCCTTAACATATCCACTTCCATTTGTTGTCCTGTCAACCTTCTCATCGTGAATCACAACTATCTGATTATCTTTACTCGATCGAACGTCCACCTCGATCATATCTGCATGAATATCTAATGCTTTTACGATAGCTCTTAATGTATTTTCTGGCTCATATGCGGATGCTCCTCTATGAGCGATTATTAACATACTATATTCGAAATGTAAAGTAACTTTTAAAATTAAGGTTAATTTTCTGATATTTACCTTGGAAGAAGATCTCGGGATTAGCGCAATAGATAAGCTTGTGAAGATGATTGAGGATAAGAAGCTTGGACTTGATCCTGAAATATTGGCTTATTGGTTTAAAATAATCGAATCTGATGCCAAATCTCTATGTCCTGAGAATCTACGTGACACCATTTCTTTGAAGCAAGACCCCATATTAGGTATGAAGTTCAAACTCAAAGCATCGAGGCGCAC comes from the Candidatus Methylarchaceae archaeon HK02M2 genome and includes:
- a CDS encoding molybdopterin molybdotransferase MoeA, encoding MGYKFLKKSIKVNNAIDLILKHLTIKLGIEKIHFDESLGRVLAEDIISKVDIPPVNKSAFDGYAVKGIDLLSASRFSPLILKVIDEVKIGAIPPKWTEGAVKIATGAALPDGLDTVIPAEYVNILGDNEIEILKSFPIGDNVIQIGEDVKKGKCVLKAGRIINPFDLGMLAQLKKMNVKVLEKLRIVILPTGSELVEPNEEGDLYKTVDTNMYTLSALCRKPWIEVDHIKPVQDDLEALTQAIRSSIVNNHVLIITGGTSVGELDLVPEAVQRVGSVKLLIRGIGIQPGRPTGVAIVDGKLFFMLSGFPTACIIGYIALVRPLLYKIINAPEPPRPIVTAKLQSKVSSSLGVEGYVRVIVKKVGEKLIAEPVRVIGSSSISSLIEANGFLIVPYRSEGFDSGSEVQINLYDSIQG
- a CDS encoding molybdopterin-binding protein; this translates as MSRVIFKKLVTIEEALGALYKYITPNHLGIEEVDTKEAYGSILGEDIVARIDLPPFSRAILDGYAVRAIDTSFASETNPTQLKLIGRINAGESPILKISGGECIEIDTGAIIPKGADAVVRIEKTSLEGDKVLIFDSVGKGSGIAAKGSDVYHGQFIMGKGEEITAEKVGILTGLGYLKVKVLMKPQVAIFSIGNELVAPGIKLKTSEIYDVNQYSIGALVKRSGCIPIYLGIKRDKIDEIRRAVIEGLSCADIIIMSGGTSAGVSDLAYRVFNGLGNPGLIVHGIAAKPGKPTIIAAIGDKPIFGLPGFPVSSLIIYDLIIDPVLRAMSGKKVGVRRKLMAKMALRHISERGRKEYLPVFLKYNRRATVVVPIFGGSGAIASLSSADGIVEIPENVDLIEKDENVRVKLFSDAKIADLIAVGDLSPISQIILNKLRRLGIKIRAEFRGLEHGLQWIRDEIADLLVSCIPESKTILNSSNFPSKLTNLGTFKMRMVWASSEKEISSGSTFVLPRSSSTLRNYAEKCIKRIIKDFNIIETWSYDAAIDLITNRKAIFALLPSSIAINYGFESIDAFPANVSYLVPKEFLSTRVGKRLLRIIKNMKL
- the hisD gene encoding histidinol dehydrogenase, with the translated sequence MDEVRRNGDKALIDFIKKYDNVKVNIDKFIVDKEEIDKAYESVTEDEISALKYSKKRIEKFQNFLLKRLKFRWHDREKSVKVTNLALPISSTGCYVPGGYSPYPSSLLMTVVPAKVAKVPRIVVCSPPMSNYQLDPILLVASDISGVDEIYKIGGAHAIAAMAYGTESLKSVNKIVGAGNRYVTTSKILVSKDIAVDMPAGPSEILILADDSANPHFITLDLLSQAEHSPESVCGLVTTSKGLADQVIIDLEKMKTKMARPEIVSKALDKSGFVIICDSMDEAVDFVNDFAPEHLEIVTKKLGMIKKKIRSAGMIFLGSYSPVSAGDYCTGTNHILPTGGSAKVYSNLSVIDFVKTVNAVQCSRGGLSKMMKPISILARREGLINHALAVEGRFKE
- the hisB gene encoding imidazoleglycerol-phosphate dehydratase HisB; this encodes MRESHLKRKTNETEVNVKIKLGGNGKSITKTGIRFLDHMIRTLSIHSLIDIEIIAIGDLVHHVVEDAAIGLGEALKKALGDRTGIRRFGSSIVPMDCSLAVVAIDLVKRPYSVLDLKVENKEIGDIKTEDIYHFLNTLASSLEANFHIQVQYGENDHHKIEAAFKALALSLRQAVSIDPKRRGTPSAKGAI
- the hisA gene encoding 1-(5-phosphoribosyl)-5-[(5-phosphoribosylamino)methylideneamino]imidazole-4-carboxamide isomerase, yielding MELIPAVDIKDGQVVRLTRGDPSQLKSYSLLGSPLSVVRIWINEGAKTIHIVDLDAALGLGTNITIVEEIVKTLDADFQVGGGIRSLDIAQSILNLGVKRIILGTMAFRDEKALIKLLEDYKEKIVVSLDHYGREVMLKGWKVSSKIDISDAVTNFINLGVRIFLVTSIKRDGMLTSPDFKILAEMLEMKEAKVIAAGGVSKLQHLSKLKNMGVHGVVLGKALYENRFTLKDAINVIS
- the hisG gene encoding ATP phosphoribosyltransferase, which produces MKRVNFALPKGSLGSTTYEFLDRAGYKLSGQERTYRPSINDPMVEPRILRPQEIPIYVAEGLQDIGITGIDWIKETRSDVEVLLDLEYGAIKMVIAIPKPWTTINSLSQLIKNFWKDKKELRTSTEYLNTTVAYFKSNPNYQKYYGNLDPLVITPWWRIGNNPKVNIFLSFGATEAKPPETADAIVDVTETGTTLEQNDLKIIEEIGISTAHLIANKEALKDPEKKEKIYDILTLLKGVVDGRKKLHIFVNVSETKLPKLLKQLPALKRPTISPLSEKGWYSVNTVIEKGIFIELLPKLRRLAQGLIVYEPRQVLSLNEVPNAKKGDLP
- a CDS encoding translation initiation factor — its product is MSVCKKCGLPTDLCVCEELEKEETRIVVRLEMRRFRKPTTMIEGLNPKRTDLNRIAQKLKSRLACGGTAKNGYILLQGDHRDIVKGELVDLGFNDSSIEVQ
- the hisC gene encoding histidinol-phosphate transaminase; the protein is MNRNKNSEKWLQNRLKEIKFFIKYVKPESISDVASKAGIDPKRVIKLNQNENLFLSRKFLISLINEVIDEIDPRVYPKEGEINLRQSLGRYVGLPSDFTIVGNGSDQIIDLILRSFLRKDDIAVSIAPTYSMYKWSANHLRIKYLEVPLKEDFSLDVDKIIESSKGKKGICIICSPNNPTGNQFEIDDIVALIENFPGIVLLDEAYVEFSKESLVRLVKKYENLIVTRTFSKAFGLAGVRMGYALSDPKISTIISEYAQLPYSLNCIALRLSLKVLDIIDKFKESIKRLKEERAKLSKRLNTIKGVKAFRSDANFILFTVKKPYEEVFDKLLSKGVLVRKINTVLNLKGCLRSTVGLPDMNNSFIEALTSIS
- the hisH gene encoding imidazole glycerol phosphate synthase subunit HisH — protein: MDIAILNYGVGNLFSLKCALQRSGVEPRILTIGELEDSIDSLILPGVGNFSTAMSEIGAFKTKIFDLIDSGTIVFGICLGMQIFFKRSEESSEEGLGLITGKVVKFMENVKIPHMGWNNLKIVKYHELIEGLADKSYCYFVHSYYPSPLRRDITITETEYGVAFPSILTYMNLYGSQFHPEKSGEAGRIILENFIKILKR